One window of Leopardus geoffroyi isolate Oge1 chromosome B3, O.geoffroyi_Oge1_pat1.0, whole genome shotgun sequence genomic DNA carries:
- the FOXB1 gene encoding forkhead box protein B1 yields MPRPGRNTYSDQKPPYSYISLTAMAIQSSPEKMLPLSEIYKFIMDRFPYYRENTQRWQNSLRHNLSFNDCFIKIPRRPDQPGKGSFWALHPSCGDMFENGSFLRRRKRFKVLKSDHLAPSKPADAAQYLQQQAKLRLSALAASGTHLPQMPAAAYNLGGVAQPSGFKHPFAIENIIAREYKMPGGLAFSAMQPVPAAYPLPNQLTTMSSSLGTGWPHVYGSAGMIDSATPISMASGDYSAYGVPLKPLCHAAGQTLPAIPVPIKPTPAAVPALPALPAPIPTLLSNSPPSLSPTSSQTATSQSSPATPSETLTSPASALHSVAVH; encoded by the coding sequence ATGCCTCGGCCGGGCCGCAACACGTACAGCGACCAAAAGCCGCCCTACTCGTACATCTCGCTGACCGCCATGGCCATCCAGAGCTCGCCCGAGAAGATGCTGCCTTTGAGCGAGATCTACAAGTTCATCATGGACCGCTTCCCCTACTACCGGGAGAACACGCAGCGCTGGCAGAACAGTCTGCGCCACAACCTATCCTTCAACGACTGCTTCATCAAGATCCCACGGCGGCCAGACCAGCCGGGCAAGGGCAGCTTCTGGGCGCTGCACCCCAGCTGCGGGGACATGTTCGAGAATGGCAGCTTCCTGCGGCGCCGCAAGCGCTTCAAGGTGCTCAAGTCCGACCACCTGGCGCCCAGCAAGCCCGCCGACGCCGCGCAGTATCTGCAGCAGCAGGCCAAGCTGCGCCTCAGCGCGCTTGCGGCCTCCGGCACGCACCTGCCACAGATGCCCGCTGCCGCCTACAACCTGGGCGGCGTGGCGCAGCCCTCGGGTTTCAAGCACCCCTTCGCCATCGAGAATATCATCGCTCGAGAGTACAAGATGCCTGGGGGGCTGGCCTTTTCCGCCATGCAGCCCGTGCCCGCCGCCTACCCGCTCCCCAACCAGTTGACTACCATGAGCAGCTCGCTGGGCACTGGCTGGCCGCACGTGTACGGTTCCGCAGGCATGATCGATTCGGCCACCCCCATCTCCATGGCTAGTGGCGATTACAGCGCCTACGGCGTGCCATTGAAGCCGCTGTGCCACGCAGCAGGCCAGACGCTGCCCGCCATCCCGGTGCCCATCAAGCCCACCCCGGCCGCGGTGCCCGCGCTGCCCGCGCTGCCCGCGCCCATCCCCACCTTGCTCTCGAACTCGCCGCCCTCGCTCAGCCCCACGTCCTCGCAGACAGCCACCAGCCAAAGCAGCCCCGCCACTCCCAGTGAAACGCTCACCAGCCCGGCCTCCGCCTTGCACTCGGTGGCGGTGCATTGA